In Rutidosis leptorrhynchoides isolate AG116_Rl617_1_P2 chromosome 2, CSIRO_AGI_Rlap_v1, whole genome shotgun sequence, one genomic interval encodes:
- the LOC139891092 gene encoding uncharacterized protein translates to MDEMYECERWINSLFQRIGSFWEGLEEFKEPVSYYGRVSESVKKLYAEAVQEIPLRDTDLNLTDSNLTDSVEISKSSNLTDSVEISKSSTVAVNENTVDSNINDITEATLVPTENCLEQITSEFSEPSVEEDDSSIKKNLDKVIQVHRKYFTESLEDLSFSKIMNASDSALYSGCTEKKYDVDLADKILNKLSENYFDNKSEEDEIISDSSSVTDGSVFQDADWDIDELECDEKQCGEFSDNNISNTVDLKSSADKKIEGDKFPNLEENKRFFSICEPENDSDNSITHKSSELESAVILPQKLIKSSNSASEHLTGETDEINCNPTELGDSISVSSHGFSMCGSYTVVGGDCNNVGSTMSISETGVDFEDHKMDKVALSPEKQPVESCVPVERGKLLSFPSSKIKSYKKMITNAFMLRKKKIPISYDEDLSQLIEESILKSPAQKLINSDWELV, encoded by the exons ATGGATGAGATGTACGAGTGCGAAAGATGGATCAACAGCTTGTTCCAAAGGATCGGGTCTTTTTGGGAGGGCCTTGAAGAATTCAAG GAACCGGTTTCATATTATGGACGTGTTAGTGAGAGTGTGAAGAAGTTGTATGCTGAGGCTGTGCAAGAAATCCCACTAAGGGATACAGATTTAAATTTAACCGATTCAAATTTAACCGATTCAGTTGAGATCTCGAAAAGTTCAAATTTAACCGATTCAGTTGAGATCTCGAAAAGTTCCACTGTGGCCGTTAATGAAAACACAGTTGACAGTAATATAAATGATATAACCGAGGCTACTTTGGTTCCTACAGAAAATTGTCTCGAGCAAATAACCTCTGAATTTAGTGAGCCATCTGTTGAGGAAGATGATAGTTCAATAAAGAAGAATTTGGATAAGGTTATTCAAGTTCATCGAAAATATTTTACAGAGAGTCTTGAAGATCTTAGTTTTTCTAAAATTATGAACGCGTCTGATTCAGCTTTGTACAGTGGATGCACTGAGAAAAAGTATGATGTTGATTTAGCTGATAAGATTTTAAATAAACTTTCAGAGAATTATTTTGATAACAAATCGGAAGAAGATGAAATTATTAGTGATTCAAGTTCAGTTACTGATGGTTCGGTATTTCAAGATGCTGATTGGGATATTGATGAATTGGAATGCGACGAGAAACAGTGTGGTGAATTCTCAGATAATAATATATCAAATACAGTTGATCTGAAATCGAGCGCTGACAAAAAGATTGAAGGTGATAAATTTCCAAATTTGGAAGAAAATAAAAGGTTTTTCAGTATCTGTGAACCTGAAAACGATTCGGATAATTCAATTACTCACAAATCATCTGAATTGGAAAGTGCAGTTATTTTACCTCAGAAATTAATTAAGTCATCAAATTCAGCATCTGAACACTTAACTGGGGAAACGGATGAAATTAACTGCAATCCTACTGAATTAGGGGATTCGATCTCTGTGTCGTCGCATGGTTTCTCGATGTGTGGGTCCTACACAGTTGTTGGCGGTGATTGCAATAATGTAGGTTCTACCATGTCTATCTCCGAAACTG GCGTTGATTTTGAAGACCATAAAATGGACAAAGTTGCTTTGTCGCCTGAAAAACAGCCCGTCGAAAGTTGTGTTCCTGTCGAAAGAGGAAAACTTCTTTCGTTTCCCAGTTCAAAAATCAAGTCTTACAAG AAAATGATAACTAATGCTTTCATGCTGAGAAAGAAGAAGATACCAATATCGTATGATGAGGATTTAAGCCAACTAATAGAAGAGAGTATACTAAAATCACCTGCACAAAAGCTAATCAACTCTGATTGGGAGCTCGTATAG
- the LOC139891093 gene encoding tRNA dimethylallyltransferase 9 encodes MNILTGRFSTGCLRLPYSPSETSFLRPSFFLRRRRRLFTTFECSASKKKEKVIVISGPTGAGKSRLALELSKKLNGEIISADSVQVYQGLDVGSAKPYYSERQEVPHHLIDILHPTEDYSAGNFYDDGRQATKDILNRGRVPIVTGGTGLYLRWFIYGKPDVPKATPEISLQVQTELANFERRYDWDAAVQLVCKAGDPSAQSLPSNDWYRLRRKLEIIKATGLPPSAFPIPYDSHKGKVDSHSTDISIDVSADVILDQKHKDLDYEFICFFLSTSRTDLYRAIDFRCEDMISGDKGILSEARWLLDMGLQPNTNSATRAIGYRQAMEYLLNCEQQGGRSSTHEFYSFLSEFQKASRNFAKRQLTWFRNEPIYHWIDASRPLEEVLNFIYNVYHNQTGKLVVPRSLAMDKDMSDPREIAQLKTYRTKRGVFINQEDCSDVLNWISDNHQRQKTELIAN; translated from the exons ATGAACATCCTCACCGGAAGGTTTAGCACGGGTTGCCTCCGGCTACCTTATTCACCGTCGGAGACCTCATTCCTTCGTCCTTCCTTCTTCTTACGCCGCCGGAGACGCCTGTTTACCACTTTCGAGTGCTCTGCTTCCAAGAAAAAGGAAAAAGTAATAGTCATATCCGGTCCAACCGGTGCCGGCAAAAGCAGGCTCGCATTAGAACTATCTAAAAAACTTAACGGAGAAATCATTAGCGCAGATTCGGTTCAG GTTTATCAAGGCCTTGATGTTGGATCTGCAAAACCTTACTATAGTGAAAGACAG GAAGTACCACATCATTTAATTGACATATTGCACCCTACTGAAG ATTATTCTGCTGGGAACTTTTATGATGACGGAAGGCAAGCTACAAAAGATATTCTTAATAGAGGTCGTGTTCCTATAGTTACTGGAGGGACTGGATTGTACTTAAGATG GTTTATATATGGGAAGCCAGATGTTCCAAAGGCCACTCCAGAGATCAGTTTGCAAGTGCAAACTGAACTTGCTAATTTTGAGAGAAGATACGATTGGGATGCTGCTGTGCAGTTGGTCTGCAAAGCAGGTGATCCAAGTGCTCAATCTTTACCTTCCAATGATTGGTATCGTTTACGTCGCAAGCTTGAAATCATCAAG GCTACTGGGTTACCTCCATCTGCTTTCCCAATACCGTATGATTCTCATAAAGGAAAAGTTGATTCACATTCAACAGACATTAGCATTGATGTCTCTGCTGATGTCATCCTGGATCAAAAGCATAAGGATTTGGATTATGAATTTATTTGCTTCTTTCTTTCAACGTCAAGAACGGATCTCTATAGGGCAATTGACTTTCGGTGTGAAGATATGATTTCAG GAGACAAGGGCATTTTGTCTGAGGCAAGATGGCTTCTTGATATGGGTCTTCAGCCAAATACAAATTCTGCTACCCGAGCTATAGGTTACAGACAG GCTATGGAATACCTTCTAAATTGTGAACAACAAGGGGGTAGAAGTTCAACGCATGAATTTTATTCTTTTCTATCTGAATTTCAGAAAGCGTCAag GAATTTTGCCAAACGACAACTAACATGGTTTCGCAATGAGCCAATATATCATTGGATTGATGCCTCAAGACCCCTT GAAGAGGTACTAAATTTTATATATAACGTGTATCATAATCAAACGGGGAAACTGGTCGTTCCTCGTTCACTTGCAATGGATAAAGATATGTCAGATCCACGAGAAATTGCACAACTAAAAACATATCGAACTAAGCGAGG GGTTTTCATCAACCAAGAGGATTGTTCGGATGTTCTCAACTGGATAAGTGATAATCATCAAAGACAAAAGACTGAACTGATTGCTAATTAG